In Dromiciops gliroides isolate mDroGli1 chromosome 4, mDroGli1.pri, whole genome shotgun sequence, one DNA window encodes the following:
- the INPP5K gene encoding inositol polyphosphate 5-phosphatase K isoform X2 — MDMLSPLGYIKVTSIRMQGLLLLVFVKRQHVPFISGIYTNYTRTGLCGYWGNKGGVAVCFRIYGYAVCFLNCHLPPHLSNIDQRLSDFDRILEMQNFEKEDIPNILDHDLLLWFGDLNFRIEDYGLCFIQESINNEHYSDLWKKDQLNMIKKTDSLLQQFQEGPLLFQPTYKFDIDSEKYDSSEKKRKPAWTDRILWRLKRELLNNSVDSGECERFFSMILKSYQSHMKYKISDHKPVTATFELELKSLLLSPPITLIPEGQWITPYDLVVSYNRSPDFISSAWDWIGLHKVVIRHLKDYVTYAWVKDNMVSSNEGLHQVYINASGFPEEGGEFLLSYYSNNLQGIVGLSEPFQISRNVLTPEDWRERKGDPLMY, encoded by the exons GTGACCTCCATAAGAATGCAGGGACTCCTCCTACTGGTCTTTGTCAAGCGCCAGCATGTGCCCTTCATATCTGGCATCTACACCAACTACACCCGCACTGGCCTCTGTGGCTATTGG GGGAACAAAGGGGGAGTTGCCGTCTGCTTTCGGATCTATGGCTATGCCGTCTGCTTCCTCAACTGCCACCTGCCCCCGCACTTGTCCAACATTGACCAGCGGCTCAGCGATTTCGACAGAATCCTGGAGATGCAGAACTTTGAGAAAGAAGACATTCCCAACATCCTGGACCACGA CCTCCTCCTGTGGTTCGGTGACCTAAACTTTCGCATTGAGGATTACGGCTTGTGTTTTATCCAGGAGTCCATCAACAATGAGCACTATAGCGATCTCTGGAAGAAAGATCAG CTCAACATGATTAAGAAGACAGATTCACTGCTCCAGCAGTTCCAGGAGGGCCCTCTGCTCTTCCAGCCAACCTATAAATTTGACATCGACTCAGAAAAATATGATTCCAG TGAGAAAAAACGAAAACCAGCTTGGACTGACCGCATCCTTTGGAGGCTGAAGCGGGAGCTCTTAAATAACTCTGTGGACTCTGGGGAATGTGAGCGCTTCTTCTCTATGATATTGAAGAGTTATCAAAGCcacatgaaatataaaatcagTGACCACAAGCCAGTCACAGCGACCTTTGAGCTGGAG CTGAAGTCCCTACTGCTAAGCCCGCCAATCACCTTGATTCCTGAGGGGCAGTGGATCACACCTTATGATCTGGTGGTTAGCTACAACCGGAGCCCTGACTTCATCAGCAGCGCCTGGGACTGGATTGGCCTCCACAAG GTTGTGATACGCCACTTGAAGGACTATGTGACCTATGCCTGGGTCAAGGACAACATGGTCTCCTCGAATGAAGGGCTTCACCAG gtTTACATCAATGCTAGCGGTTTCccagaggaagggggagagttTCTTCTCAGTTACTATAGTAACAATCTCCAGGGTATAGTGGGGCTGAGTGAACCCTTCCAG aTCTCCAGAAATGTCCTGACCCCAGAAGactggagagaaaggaaaggagatccCCTGATGTATTGA